From the genome of Nitrosomonas sp., one region includes:
- a CDS encoding acyl-[ACP]--phospholipid O-acyltransferase: MYPDQWHLLKTRRFLPLFLTQFLGAFNDNMFKNALVILITYTVVTQSLLSPQIMITIAAGIFILPFFLFSAIAGQIADKYDKARLIRMIKLVEIVLMLGAALGFYLEQTWLLMLILFLMGTQSAFFGPLKYGILPDQLQENELIGGNALIDSSTFIAILLGTICGGLLIMMESGALIISIVAIAVAVLGLISSLSIPPTNPADAALKIRYNFLHETRAVIQQVRRYPIIFRAILGISWFWLFGASFLSQLPTFTKEIIGGNQQVVTLFLATFTVGIAIGALLCNRLLKGDVVATYVPLGILGMTVFTVDMFLASSQLVGGDAETLIGAGLFLESVTHWRILFDVLGISICGGIYIVPLYAIIQDRAEKSHMSRTFAANNIMNALFMVVSATGISILLANDFAVIDVFLMIAIINGIVAIYISSLLPEDLVKSVLRWIFHVCYRLEIRGEEHFHKMDGKTIIVANHLSFLDAALIGASIPYHVSFAINTYIARRWWLRPFLFLADTIAVDPGSPMSTRVLIDRVKKGRRIVIFPEGRLTVTGSLMKIYEGPAMIADKTAARVLPVTISGAQYTPFSRLRGKVRIRMFPKIILTVMPPVQFNLPDDLRGRKRRQLAGIKLYDVMSTMMFQSNSLRQTVFQSLLDAGRIHGVHHIIAEDVERKPVTYRQLIFRSFVLGAVLSKHAGRNKAIGVLLPNMVGTLICFFGLQAYGRIPAMLNYSTSEKNLLSACKTAVVATVITSRRFVVMGKITHLIENLESHQIKIVYLEDLARQISILDKIKGSLAYLMPQTVYRFMNKNPDSDETAVILFTSGSEDVPKGVVLSHRNIRANCFQVSSRIDFGPTDIAFNALPVFHSFGLTAGTLLPVLAGIHTFLYPSPLHYRIIPELVYDTNATLMFGTDTFLSGYARFAHAYDFQSVRYVFSGAEKLREENRKLWAEKFGVRIFEGYGATETAPVLSLNTPMHSRPGTVGRLLPGITHRLEAIPGIEDGGKLLVAGPNIMKGYYLSDQPGVLQSPDDGWYDTGDIVSIDEMGYLIIKGRVKRFAKIGGEMISLTAVESYVNQLWPDYSHAVTHFPDPRKGEQIILVTTTPEMQRETLVSYARQNGISELSIPRVILKIDEIPLLATGKVDYVALREWVESRFNIG, encoded by the coding sequence ATGTATCCCGATCAATGGCACTTGCTTAAAACCCGGCGTTTTCTGCCGCTTTTTTTGACCCAGTTTCTGGGGGCGTTTAATGACAATATGTTCAAGAACGCGCTGGTTATATTGATTACCTACACAGTGGTTACGCAATCGTTGCTGAGTCCGCAAATCATGATCACCATAGCCGCAGGTATTTTTATTCTGCCATTTTTCCTGTTTTCAGCCATTGCCGGTCAGATTGCGGATAAATACGACAAGGCGCGTCTGATCCGCATGATTAAGTTGGTTGAGATTGTGTTGATGCTGGGCGCGGCGCTGGGTTTTTATTTGGAACAAACCTGGTTGTTGATGCTGATTTTGTTTTTGATGGGTACGCAATCGGCTTTTTTCGGTCCGCTTAAATACGGTATTTTGCCCGATCAGCTGCAGGAAAATGAATTGATTGGCGGTAATGCGCTCATCGACAGCAGTACATTTATTGCAATCTTGTTGGGTACTATTTGCGGCGGCCTGCTGATTATGATGGAAAGCGGCGCTCTGATTATTTCAATTGTCGCGATTGCTGTCGCTGTACTCGGGTTGATCAGCAGTTTATCTATCCCACCGACAAATCCGGCGGATGCGGCCTTGAAAATCCGGTATAACTTTTTGCATGAAACCAGAGCCGTTATCCAGCAGGTGCGCCGGTATCCCATTATTTTTCGCGCTATTTTGGGAATCTCGTGGTTCTGGTTGTTCGGCGCGAGCTTCTTATCGCAGCTGCCAACGTTTACCAAAGAGATTATCGGCGGCAATCAACAGGTTGTGACGCTTTTTTTAGCCACGTTTACTGTCGGGATAGCAATAGGTGCATTATTGTGTAACCGGTTACTCAAGGGGGATGTGGTTGCAACGTATGTGCCTTTGGGTATTCTGGGGATGACCGTGTTTACCGTGGATATGTTTTTAGCCAGTAGCCAATTGGTGGGTGGCGATGCAGAAACATTAATCGGGGCCGGTCTTTTTCTGGAATCGGTTACCCATTGGCGTATTCTTTTTGATGTGCTGGGCATCTCAATCTGTGGCGGTATATATATAGTCCCGCTTTACGCGATTATCCAGGATCGCGCGGAGAAATCGCATATGTCGCGCACGTTTGCCGCGAACAATATCATGAATGCTTTGTTCATGGTGGTTTCTGCCACGGGTATCAGCATTCTGCTTGCGAATGATTTTGCCGTGATCGACGTATTTCTGATGATCGCCATTATCAATGGTATTGTGGCGATTTATATTTCCAGTCTGTTGCCGGAAGATTTGGTCAAGTCTGTTCTGCGCTGGATTTTCCATGTCTGTTACCGGCTGGAGATCAGAGGCGAGGAACATTTCCATAAAATGGATGGCAAAACCATTATCGTTGCCAATCACTTGTCATTTCTGGATGCGGCGTTGATTGGCGCAAGTATTCCGTATCATGTCAGTTTTGCGATTAACACCTATATCGCCAGGCGTTGGTGGTTGCGGCCTTTCCTGTTTCTGGCCGATACCATTGCGGTCGATCCGGGAAGTCCCATGTCGACACGGGTGTTGATCGACCGGGTCAAAAAAGGGCGCAGAATTGTGATTTTCCCGGAAGGCCGGTTAACCGTTACCGGCTCGCTGATGAAAATCTATGAAGGACCGGCAATGATCGCGGATAAAACCGCAGCACGGGTGCTGCCGGTTACCATTTCCGGTGCGCAGTATACGCCTTTTTCCAGGTTGCGCGGCAAGGTGCGCATCCGCATGTTTCCGAAAATTATCCTGACAGTAATGCCGCCAGTGCAATTTAATTTGCCGGACGATCTTCGCGGCAGGAAGAGACGTCAATTGGCGGGTATCAAGCTCTATGATGTCATGTCCACCATGATGTTCCAAAGTAACAGTCTGCGTCAGACCGTGTTTCAGTCATTACTTGATGCCGGCAGGATTCATGGCGTCCACCATATTATTGCCGAGGATGTGGAACGCAAACCGGTTACCTATAGGCAACTCATTTTTCGCAGTTTTGTGCTGGGTGCGGTATTGAGTAAGCATGCCGGCAGAAATAAAGCTATCGGTGTTTTGCTGCCGAATATGGTTGGCACACTGATTTGTTTCTTCGGTTTGCAGGCTTATGGCCGGATACCTGCAATGCTGAATTATTCCACCAGCGAAAAAAATCTGCTTTCCGCGTGCAAAACAGCGGTCGTGGCTACCGTGATTACTTCCAGACGCTTTGTCGTGATGGGTAAGATAACGCATTTAATTGAAAATCTGGAATCCCATCAGATTAAAATTGTTTATCTTGAAGACCTGGCGCGTCAAATTTCCATTCTGGACAAGATAAAGGGCTCGCTGGCCTATCTGATGCCGCAAACAGTTTATCGGTTCATGAATAAAAACCCCGATTCAGATGAAACAGCGGTGATTCTGTTTACGTCGGGCTCGGAAGATGTGCCCAAGGGCGTGGTGCTCAGCCATAGAAATATCCGGGCCAATTGTTTTCAGGTTTCTTCGCGGATTGATTTTGGTCCGACTGATATTGCATTTAATGCATTGCCGGTTTTTCATTCGTTCGGATTGACAGCGGGGACGCTTCTGCCTGTTTTGGCGGGTATCCATACCTTCCTTTACCCTTCACCCTTGCATTATCGCATTATTCCGGAACTCGTCTACGATACCAATGCAACCTTGATGTTCGGAACCGATACATTTCTTTCCGGATACGCGCGGTTTGCGCATGCGTATGATTTCCAGAGTGTCCGTTATGTTTTTTCAGGTGCGGAGAAGTTGCGCGAGGAAAACCGCAAGCTCTGGGCGGAAAAATTTGGCGTGCGTATTTTTGAAGGGTATGGCGCAACGGAAACAGCGCCTGTTCTGAGTCTCAATACACCGATGCATAGCCGGCCCGGTACGGTCGGCCGCCTGCTACCAGGCATTACGCATCGGCTGGAAGCGATACCGGGCATTGAAGATGGTGGCAAGCTGCTGGTCGCAGGGCCTAATATCATGAAAGGATACTATCTGTCAGATCAACCGGGTGTGCTGCAATCACCGGATGACGGCTGGTACGATACAGGCGATATCGTATCGATTGATGAAATGGGTTACCTGATCATTAAAGGCCGAGTCAAACGTTTCGCCAAAATCGGCGGAGAAATGATTTCGCTGACCGCTGTTGAAAGCTATGTCAATCAACTGTGGCCGGACTACAGCCATGCAGTTACGCACTTTCCCGATCCGCGGAAAGGGGAGCAAATTATTCTGGTGACAACTACGCCCGAGATGCAGCGTGAAACGCTGGTCAGCTATGCCAGACAAAATGGCATCAGTGAGTTAAGCATACCAAGAGTGATTTTAAAAATTGATGAAATTCCATTGCTGGCGACGGGGAAAGTGGATTATGTGGCGTTGCGCGAATGGGTTGAATCTAGGTTCAATATCGGCTAA
- a CDS encoding ribonucleoside-diphosphate reductase subunit alpha, protein MQLVTETSAQQPISKHSVFPDIHTDQEKYSHYRIIRRNGAVVAFEPVKISVAMTKAFIAVDGGQGAASVRVRELVTRLTQDVVSALLRRKPESGTFHIEDIQDQVELALMRSGEHDVARAYVLYREERARERAKLKEKTAAKTQEETLYVTDKGQRIPLDLARLTALIESSCTALGDAVNPSLILKATLRELYDGVTVEEVRKSAIMSARVLIEKEPAYGYVTARLLLNNIRAEVLGEEVSHEAMQSQYAEYFPSFIKKGIEAGLLDDRLAQFDLKKLSKALQADRDLQFDYLGLQTLYDRYFLHIKEKRIELPQAFFMRVAMGLALNEIDRETRAIEFYNVLSSFDFMSSTPTLFNSGTCRSQLSSCYLTTVSDDLDGIYEAIKENALLSKYAGGLGNDWTAVRAMGSRIKGTNGKSQGVVPFLKVVSDTAVAVNQGGKRKGAVCAYLECWHLDIEEFLELRKNTGDDRRRTHDMNTATWIPDLFMKRVMEDGEWTLFSPSEVPDLHEKFGRQFEQAYLAYEDKAARGEIELHKKISAVQLWRKMLNMLFETGHPWITFKDPCNVRSPQNHAGVVHSSNLCTEITLNTSDKEIAVCNLGSVNLVAHLNNGELDKDKLKRTIRTAMRMLDNVVDINFYAVPKARNANLRHRPVGLGIMGFQDCLHRLGIPYSSVEAVEFADRSMESVAYEAYWASSELAKERGSYSTYKGSLWDRGILPHESLSLLEEERGGYVEADLSTSLDWEALRKQIKKHGMRNSNCLAIAPTATISNIIGVSASIEPTYQNLYVKSNLSGEFTIANKSLVSDLKQRNLWDEVMIADLKYFDGAISKIDRIPDEIRALYATAFEMDPRWLIEAAARRQKWIDQAQSLNIYMSGVSGKKLDETYKLAWLRGLKTTYYLRSMGATAAEKSTVQAGSLNAVPVNGGISSDGDLAATAEIKYCAIDDESCESCQ, encoded by the coding sequence ATGCAGCTAGTCACAGAAACTTCAGCCCAGCAACCCATTTCCAAACACAGTGTTTTTCCGGATATTCATACCGATCAGGAAAAATATTCGCACTATAGAATTATTCGCCGTAATGGTGCGGTCGTCGCATTTGAACCGGTTAAAATTTCTGTCGCCATGACCAAAGCATTTATTGCAGTCGATGGCGGTCAGGGTGCTGCATCCGTTCGTGTTCGTGAACTCGTAACGCGCCTGACCCAGGATGTCGTCAGCGCATTGTTGCGCCGCAAGCCAGAAAGCGGCACATTCCATATCGAAGATATTCAGGACCAGGTGGAGCTGGCGCTGATGCGTTCCGGCGAACATGATGTCGCGCGCGCCTATGTGCTGTACCGTGAAGAACGTGCACGCGAGCGGGCCAAATTAAAGGAAAAGACTGCTGCAAAAACCCAGGAAGAAACACTTTATGTTACCGATAAAGGGCAAAGAATACCGCTCGACCTGGCCCGGTTGACTGCTTTGATCGAGTCATCCTGCACCGCCCTGGGCGATGCCGTCAATCCATCCTTGATTCTCAAGGCTACGCTTCGCGAACTCTACGACGGTGTTACTGTTGAGGAAGTCAGAAAATCAGCAATTATGTCGGCGCGCGTCCTGATTGAAAAAGAACCCGCCTACGGCTATGTCACCGCGCGCCTGCTGTTGAACAACATCCGCGCGGAAGTGCTTGGCGAAGAAGTCTCTCACGAAGCGATGCAGTCGCAATACGCCGAATATTTCCCGTCCTTTATCAAAAAAGGCATTGAGGCCGGGCTGCTCGACGACCGGCTTGCCCAGTTCGATCTGAAAAAGCTGTCCAAAGCCCTGCAGGCCGACCGCGATCTGCAGTTTGACTATCTCGGGCTGCAAACGCTGTATGACCGATATTTCCTGCATATCAAGGAAAAGCGCATCGAACTGCCGCAAGCATTTTTCATGCGCGTCGCCATGGGACTGGCGCTTAATGAAATCGACCGTGAAACGCGCGCAATAGAATTTTACAATGTCTTGTCCAGCTTCGATTTCATGAGCTCGACGCCAACGTTGTTCAACTCCGGCACCTGCCGCTCGCAACTGTCTTCCTGCTATCTCACCACCGTATCCGACGATCTCGACGGTATTTATGAAGCCATCAAGGAAAACGCATTGCTTTCCAAATATGCCGGCGGTCTTGGCAATGACTGGACGGCGGTACGCGCGATGGGTTCGCGCATCAAGGGCACCAACGGCAAATCGCAAGGGGTCGTGCCGTTCCTTAAAGTAGTCTCCGATACTGCTGTAGCAGTCAATCAGGGCGGCAAACGCAAAGGTGCGGTCTGCGCTTATCTGGAATGCTGGCATCTGGATATCGAGGAATTTCTGGAATTGCGCAAAAACACCGGCGACGACCGCCGCCGCACGCATGACATGAATACCGCCACATGGATTCCCGATCTGTTCATGAAACGCGTCATGGAAGATGGCGAATGGACGCTGTTCTCGCCGTCAGAAGTCCCCGATCTGCACGAAAAATTCGGCCGCCAGTTCGAGCAAGCGTACCTGGCTTACGAAGACAAGGCGGCGCGTGGCGAAATTGAATTGCACAAAAAAATTTCTGCAGTACAGCTCTGGCGCAAAATGCTCAATATGCTGTTTGAGACAGGCCATCCGTGGATCACCTTCAAGGATCCGTGCAATGTGCGTTCGCCGCAAAACCATGCCGGCGTGGTGCACAGCTCCAATCTGTGCACGGAAATCACGCTCAACACCAGCGACAAGGAAATCGCCGTATGCAACCTGGGATCGGTCAATCTGGTCGCACATCTGAACAACGGCGAGCTCGACAAGGACAAACTCAAGCGCACTATCCGCACGGCGATGCGCATGCTTGACAATGTCGTGGATATCAATTTCTACGCCGTACCCAAAGCAAGAAATGCCAACCTGCGGCACCGTCCGGTTGGATTGGGCATTATGGGTTTTCAGGATTGCCTGCACCGTTTAGGCATCCCGTATTCTTCGGTCGAGGCCGTCGAATTCGCCGACCGCTCGATGGAAAGCGTCGCCTATGAAGCTTACTGGGCTTCCAGCGAACTTGCCAAAGAACGCGGCAGCTACAGCACGTATAAAGGCAGTCTGTGGGACAGAGGCATTCTGCCGCACGAATCGCTCAGTCTGCTGGAGGAAGAACGCGGCGGTTATGTCGAAGCGGACTTGTCCACCTCGCTGGACTGGGAGGCATTACGCAAGCAGATCAAAAAACACGGCATGCGCAACTCCAACTGCCTGGCGATCGCGCCGACGGCGACGATTTCCAATATAATCGGTGTATCGGCAAGTATCGAGCCGACCTATCAGAATCTCTATGTTAAATCCAATTTGTCCGGCGAGTTTACCATTGCCAACAAATCGCTGGTCAGCGACCTGAAACAGCGCAATCTGTGGGATGAGGTCATGATCGCCGACCTCAAATATTTTGACGGCGCAATCAGCAAGATCGACCGCATTCCGGACGAAATCCGCGCACTGTACGCCACCGCTTTTGAAATGGACCCCCGCTGGCTCATCGAAGCTGCCGCGCGGCGCCAGAAATGGATTGATCAGGCGCAGTCGCTCAATATCTACATGTCGGGCGTTTCCGGCAAAAAGCTCGATGAAACATACAAACTGGCTTGGCTGCGCGGTTTGAAAACGACGTATTACCTGCGCTCTATGGGTGCGACAGCTGCGGAAAAATCCACGGTGCAGGCGGGCTCGCTCAACGCCGTACCCGTGAATGGCGGCATTTCCAGCGACGGCGATCTGGCGGCAACGGCCGAAATCAAATACTGCGCCATTGACGACGAAAGCTGTGAATCCTGCCAATAG
- a CDS encoding OFA family MFS transporter: MKPPENRWTVVAGALIIQVCLGAIYSWSVFVNPLKEVFSYSTTQTQIIFSLALATFALVMIFAGRLQDRKGPRIVATFGGIVLGAGYLLASFTGGSFPLIALTVGVIGGAGIGLAYVCPIAACVKWFPDKRGMVTGMAVAGFGAGAWLFAKIASGFINDSGVLTAFMCLGVIFMVSVVLGAQLLRNPPAGWKPAGWNPPESRSNVSFAEDFAWRDMVKTTQFWMLWIMFMSGAAAGLLVIGILKPYGIHSGLSAAAAANAVGILALFNGAGRIVWGALSDKIGRKNAMTLMFLLQGVMMLVLIKMGSTELTLSIAAAWIGFNFGGNLALFPTTTADFFGTRNVGINYGLMFTAYGVAGIAGPILAGSVFDMTGSYLWAFIPSGVACLIAAGISLGLNSPHRA, from the coding sequence ATGAAACCACCTGAAAACCGTTGGACGGTAGTGGCGGGTGCGTTGATCATCCAGGTCTGCCTGGGCGCTATCTACAGCTGGAGCGTTTTCGTCAATCCACTCAAGGAAGTTTTTTCCTACTCAACAACGCAGACGCAGATTATTTTTTCTCTGGCACTGGCTACCTTTGCGCTGGTGATGATATTCGCGGGCAGATTGCAGGACAGAAAGGGTCCGCGTATTGTAGCGACCTTCGGCGGTATCGTATTGGGCGCCGGTTATCTGCTCGCTTCATTTACCGGTGGCAGTTTTCCACTGATAGCTTTGACCGTGGGCGTTATCGGCGGCGCAGGTATAGGGCTCGCTTATGTCTGTCCCATTGCGGCGTGTGTGAAATGGTTCCCAGACAAGCGAGGCATGGTTACCGGTATGGCTGTGGCCGGATTCGGCGCTGGTGCGTGGCTGTTTGCAAAAATCGCTTCAGGCTTTATCAATGATTCTGGGGTTTTAACCGCTTTCATGTGCCTTGGCGTCATATTCATGGTATCGGTTGTTCTGGGTGCTCAGCTTCTCAGGAATCCGCCAGCGGGATGGAAACCTGCCGGATGGAATCCGCCTGAATCCAGATCAAATGTTTCTTTTGCTGAGGATTTCGCGTGGCGGGATATGGTCAAAACTACCCAGTTCTGGATGCTTTGGATCATGTTCATGTCCGGTGCGGCTGCTGGATTGCTTGTCATCGGGATACTGAAGCCTTATGGCATACACAGCGGACTGAGCGCCGCTGCAGCGGCGAATGCTGTCGGTATCCTAGCGTTGTTTAACGGCGCCGGGCGCATCGTCTGGGGCGCATTATCGGACAAAATTGGCAGAAAGAACGCCATGACACTCATGTTCTTGTTACAGGGCGTCATGATGCTTGTTTTGATCAAAATGGGATCGACGGAGTTGACGTTGTCTATTGCCGCCGCATGGATCGGATTTAACTTCGGAGGTAACCTCGCCCTATTCCCGACAACAACAGCTGATTTCTTCGGCACCCGGAACGTTGGGATTAACTACGGCCTTATGTTTACTGCTTACGGCGTTGCAGGCATTGCCGGACCAATACTCGCTGGAAGCGTTTTCGATATGACGGGCAGCTACCTATGGGCTTTCATTCCATCGGGCGTGGCTTGCCTTATTGCCGCTGGCATATCCCTCGGCCTGAATTCCCCGCACCGTGCCTAG
- a CDS encoding divalent metal cation transporter, which translates to MTIHKKLFNNLLSKLGPGLLYAGAAVGVSHLVQSTRAGGMFGFDLLIAIVIIHLIKYPFFEFGPRYTAATGRNILHGYHKLGVWAVWVYLLMTISTMLIVQAAVTVVTAGLFTHIFGLEELGGHEPQVVAAIISSLILIICFTLLASGRYILLDRLIKIIILVLSVTSLVAVIALLFDNPGHYSNGTIHFDITDAAHLLFLAAFLGWMPAPIEISVWHSVWSESKNENEGKVANMKEALFDFRVGFIGTAFLAICFLTLGALVMYGSGVEFAPGGAAFAEQLLDMYKQALGDWAYPIVAIAALTTMFSTTLTLLDAFPRTIGMSLELISPQRFQHRTNRSIYIIWLLITIAGTLSLLFFFMPSMSDMVKIATVIAFVAAPVLAILNTLAMFDKSIPEQHRPGKLMLIWCILGLAALISCSVGYLWLM; encoded by the coding sequence ATGACAATCCATAAAAAACTTTTCAATAATTTGCTTTCAAAACTTGGGCCGGGATTACTGTACGCAGGTGCAGCTGTTGGCGTTTCGCATTTAGTGCAATCCACGCGCGCCGGAGGCATGTTTGGATTTGACCTATTGATCGCCATTGTCATTATTCATCTCATTAAATATCCCTTCTTTGAATTTGGTCCGCGCTATACCGCTGCTACAGGCAGAAATATTTTACATGGCTACCACAAGCTGGGTGTATGGGCAGTCTGGGTTTATTTGCTGATGACTATTTCAACCATGCTCATCGTTCAGGCGGCAGTAACCGTTGTTACAGCAGGGCTGTTTACACATATTTTTGGACTTGAAGAACTCGGTGGCCACGAACCACAAGTTGTTGCAGCGATAATCAGCAGTCTGATACTGATTATCTGTTTTACGTTACTGGCCAGCGGACGATACATTTTGCTGGATAGACTGATCAAAATTATTATTCTGGTGCTGTCCGTAACATCCCTAGTCGCCGTAATTGCGCTACTCTTTGACAATCCAGGGCATTATTCGAATGGCACTATTCATTTCGATATCACGGATGCCGCCCATCTTTTATTTCTTGCCGCTTTCCTCGGCTGGATGCCCGCTCCGATAGAAATTTCTGTATGGCACTCGGTTTGGTCGGAGAGCAAAAACGAAAATGAAGGCAAAGTCGCCAATATGAAAGAGGCGCTATTTGATTTCCGCGTTGGCTTTATTGGAACCGCTTTTCTGGCGATATGCTTTCTGACACTCGGTGCACTGGTTATGTATGGAAGCGGTGTTGAATTTGCACCTGGCGGCGCAGCATTTGCCGAACAATTACTGGATATGTATAAACAAGCACTTGGCGACTGGGCCTACCCGATTGTTGCGATTGCTGCACTGACCACCATGTTCAGCACGACTTTAACACTGCTTGACGCATTTCCGCGCACCATCGGCATGTCACTCGAACTGATATCACCGCAAAGATTCCAGCATCGCACAAATCGATCCATATATATCATTTGGCTGTTGATCACCATTGCCGGAACGCTTTCGTTGCTGTTCTTTTTCATGCCGTCCATGAGTGACATGGTCAAAATTGCCACGGTCATCGCATTTGTGGCTGCACCCGTATTGGCCATACTCAATACATTAGCGATGTTCGACAAATCAATTCCGGAGCAGCACCGCCCAGGCAAGCTCATGTTGATTTGGTGTATTCTTGGATTGGCTGCATTGATCAGCTGTTCTGTCGGTTACTTATGGTTAATGTAA
- a CDS encoding ABC transporter ATP-binding protein/permease yields the protein MQTNNPKEFSSTHKNLKTITTLLPYLWEFKTRVILALSLLVLAKLASVSVPLVLKDIVDALNQPRDMLMLPVFLLVSYGLLRLCTTLFGELRDAIFAKVTQRAIRRIANKVFGHLHTLSLRFHLERQTGGVSRDIERGTRGISFLLNFMLFNILPTILEISLVMAILINQYDIRFAGIIFITLLAYIALTLVVTEWRMIFRRTMNTMDSKANTQAIDSLLNYETVKYFGNEAWESRRYDENLQTWEKAAIRNQVSLAALNSGQSAIIAVGITLLMFLAADHVIEGTMTIGDLVLINAYLLQLYMPLHFLGFVYREIRHSLADMERMFSLLNENREIQDKSNAQTLDAHNPAIRFDHVNFGYDANRQILFDVSFNIPANQNIAVVGQSGSGKSTLARLLFRFYDVQSGSIHINNQDVRDVTQQSLRAAMGIVPQDTVLFNDSIYYNIAYGRPDATTEEVYAAAKSAHIHDFIESLPGKYETIVGERGLKLSGGEKQRVAIARTILKNPAILIFDEATSALDSSSEKQIQAELKRIAKNRTTLTIAHRLSTIADADQTLVMENGRIIEQGTHAQLLAANQTYARMWALQQQEQSKHIQHNT from the coding sequence ATGCAAACAAACAATCCAAAAGAATTTTCATCAACGCACAAAAACCTGAAAACCATAACCACGCTGCTGCCTTATTTATGGGAATTCAAGACACGGGTTATCCTGGCTTTGAGTCTGCTGGTACTGGCAAAACTGGCCAGCGTTTCTGTACCTCTGGTGTTAAAAGATATTGTCGATGCCTTGAACCAGCCACGGGACATGCTGATGCTGCCTGTTTTTTTATTGGTCAGTTACGGCCTGTTACGGCTGTGCACCACGCTATTCGGTGAATTGCGCGACGCCATATTCGCCAAAGTAACACAACGGGCTATTCGACGCATTGCCAATAAAGTATTCGGGCATTTGCATACGCTGTCGTTACGTTTCCACCTTGAGCGGCAAACTGGTGGCGTTTCCCGGGATATTGAGCGCGGCACGCGCGGCATCTCATTTCTGTTGAATTTCATGTTGTTCAACATCCTGCCAACAATACTGGAAATCAGTCTGGTCATGGCAATTCTCATCAATCAATATGACATCCGGTTTGCCGGCATTATTTTTATCACGCTGCTGGCCTACATTGCATTGACTCTGGTTGTCACAGAATGGCGCATGATTTTCCGTCGCACCATGAATACCATGGATTCAAAAGCAAACACCCAGGCAATAGACAGCCTGCTGAACTATGAAACAGTCAAATACTTCGGCAATGAGGCATGGGAAAGCAGACGCTATGATGAAAATCTGCAAACATGGGAAAAAGCCGCTATCCGTAACCAGGTTTCACTTGCCGCTTTAAACTCCGGTCAAAGCGCTATCATCGCCGTGGGTATCACGTTACTGATGTTTCTGGCAGCTGATCACGTCATCGAGGGCACCATGACCATAGGCGACCTGGTTCTGATCAACGCGTATCTGTTGCAATTGTATATGCCGTTGCATTTTCTGGGCTTTGTCTACCGGGAAATCAGACACTCTCTCGCAGATATGGAACGGATGTTTTCGCTGCTCAATGAGAATCGGGAAATCCAAGATAAATCAAACGCCCAGACACTGGATGCGCATAATCCGGCCATACGCTTTGACCATGTCAATTTTGGCTATGATGCCAACCGCCAGATACTGTTTGATGTCAGTTTTAATATTCCAGCCAATCAAAATATAGCAGTTGTCGGTCAGAGTGGTTCCGGAAAATCCACGCTCGCGCGTCTGCTGTTTCGCTTTTACGATGTACAGTCGGGATCCATACATATCAACAATCAGGATGTCCGCGATGTCACACAGCAAAGTCTACGGGCCGCTATGGGCATCGTCCCGCAGGATACCGTACTGTTCAATGACAGTATTTATTACAACATCGCCTATGGCCGCCCCGATGCCACCACGGAAGAAGTCTACGCTGCGGCAAAGTCGGCGCATATCCATGATTTCATCGAAAGCCTACCGGGAAAATATGAGACTATCGTCGGCGAACGCGGCCTAAAACTCTCAGGCGGTGAAAAACAGCGTGTTGCCATCGCGCGCACCATTTTAAAAAATCCGGCTATCCTGATTTTCGATGAAGCCACCTCGGCACTGGATTCCAGTTCTGAAAAACAGATACAGGCCGAACTCAAGCGTATCGCCAAAAACCGCACTACGCTGACCATCGCCCACCGCCTCTCCACAATCGCCGACGCAGACCAGACCCTGGTCATGGAAAACGGCCGTATCATTGAACAAGGCACGCATGCTCAATTGCTTGCTGCCAATCAGACTTACGCCCGCATGTGGGCATTGCAGCAACAGGAACAAAGCAAACATATCCAACACAACACCTGA